One window of Triplophysa rosa linkage group LG10, Trosa_1v2, whole genome shotgun sequence genomic DNA carries:
- the gpr26 gene encoding G-protein coupled receptor 26, giving the protein MHIAELALSLLLFGIIVVSLLSNVVVLICFLYNADIRKQVPGLFILNLTFCNLLLSASSMPLTLFGVLSNAHPGGHVFCQVVGFLDTFLTTNSMLSMAALSIDRWVAVVFPLSYHSRIRHRDAVIALAYTWVHSLSFSVVAACLSWVGYHQLYASCTLCNNRAINAKTQFAIYTLVLHSLTFLLVSVVLCVTYLKVLKVARFHCKRIDVITMQTLVLLVDIHPSVRQRCLDEQKRRRQRATRKISTFIGTFIICFTPYVITRIVELFVTEPFNPYWGVLSKSLAYSKAACDPFVYSLLRHQYRKTCSDIVNRLMQRSSLNASRHQQENGKIGKTEEIRKIRMSKEIMKNEEVETRPTN; this is encoded by the exons ATGCACATAGCGGAGCTCGCGCTATCTCTCCTGCTCTTCGGGATCATCGTAGTGTCGTTGCTGTCCAACGTGGTGGTGCTGATTTGTTTCTTGTACAACGCAGACATTAGAAAGCAGGTGCCTGGGTTGTTTATACTCAACCTGACTTTCTGCAATCTCCTCTTATCTGCCTCCAGCATGCCGCTGACTCTTTTCGGGGTGTTGAGTAATGCGCATCCCGGTGGACACGTTTTCTGTCAGGTGGTCGGATTTCTGGACACTTTCCTGACCACTAACTCTATGCTGAGTATGGCAGCGCTGAGCATCGACCGGTGGGTCGCCGTAGTGTTTCCGCTAAGTTATCATTCCAGAATCCGACACCGGGACGCAGTGATCGCTCTGGCTTACACGTGGGTCCACTCGCTGTCCTTCTCCGTGGTAGCAGCGTGTCTATCCTGGGTGGGTTATCATCAGTTGTACGCGTCTTGCACTCTGTGTAACAACAGAGCGATCAACGCCAAAACGCAGTTTGCGATTTACACCCTGGTGCTGCATTCGCTCACGTTCCTGTTGGTTTCGGTGGTGCTGTGCGTCACATATCTGAAAGTGCTCAAAGTGGCGCGCTTTCACTGCAAGCGCATAGACGTGATCACCATGCAAACCCTCGTGCTGCTGGTGGACATTCACCCGAG TGTTCGCCAGCGGTGTCTAGACGAACAAAAAAGGAGAAGACAGAGAGCCACTCGCAAAATCAGCACCTTCATCGGAACCTTCATTATCTGCTTCACACCTTACGTGATCACCAG GATTGTGGAGCTATTTGTGACCGAGCCATTTAATCCATATTGGGGTGTGCTGAGTAAGAGTCTGGCGTACAGCAAAGCTGCATGCGACCCGTTCGTCTACTCTCTTCTGCGACACCAGTACCGCAAAACCTGCAGCGACATCGTCAATCGGCTCATGCAGCGCAGTTCCCTGAACGCCTCCCGGCATCAGCAGGAAAATGGAAAGATTGGAAAGACTGAGGAGATCAGGAAAATTAGAATGTCCAaggaaattatgaaaaatgaggAAGTTGAAACCAGACCTACAAACTGA